The following are from one region of the Periophthalmus magnuspinnatus isolate fPerMag1 chromosome 5, fPerMag1.2.pri, whole genome shotgun sequence genome:
- the LOC117371130 gene encoding RNA-binding protein 38-like, with amino-acid sequence MLLHQYMNGAVEVMPPTLLHKDTRLTKIFVGGLPYHTNDASLRKYFEAFGEIDEAVVITDRQTGKSRGYGFVTMTESAAAERACKDPNPIIDGRKANVNLAYLGAKPRSMQPGLSIGVQPLHPALIQRPYGLAPPYIYPQTFVQPSLVLPTQISTSVSTSPYLDYSAAYSQYAQAAFEQQYPYAASPAAGYLGYSYATSPTATAAGPAAATTAPPTVHPNLPSASGPATAFLYAPQQHIQPDRMQ; translated from the exons ATGCTTCTCCATCAGTACATGAACGGAGCCGTGGAAGTCATGCCTCCCACACTGCTCCACAAAGACACACGTTTGACCAAAATCTTCGTCGGGGGGCTGCCTTACCACACGAACGATGCCTCACTCAGAAAATACTTCGAGGCGTTTGGGGAGATTGACGAGGCGGTGGTTATAACCGACAGACAGACGGGCAAATCGAGAGGATATGGATTT GTGACAATGACAGAAAGTGCAGCAGCAGAAAGAGCCTGTAAAGATCCAAACCCCATCATCGATGGAAGGAAAGCCAATGTGAACCTGGCCTACCTGGGAGCCAAGCCTCGCAGCATGCAGCCGG GCTTATCCATCGGAGTGCAGCCCCTTCACCCCGCTCTCATCCAGAGGCCGTACGG GTTGGCTCCACCGTACATTTATCCTCAGACCTTTGTGCAGCCCAGCCTGGTGCTGCCCACTCAGATCTCCACCTCCGTCAGCACCAGCCCTTACCTGGACTACAGCGCAGCGTACTCCCAGTATGCCCAGGCCGCCTTCGAGCAGCAGTACCCCTACGCCGCCTCTCCTGCTGCTGGTTACCTAGGTTACAGCTACGCCACCAGCCCCACAGCCACCGCCGCCGGGCCGGCGGCCGCCACCACGGCTCCGCCCACCGTGCACCCCAACCTGCCCTCGGCCAGCGGCCCCGCCACAGCCTTTCTATACGCACCCCAGCAGCACATCCAGCCGGACCGGATGCAGTGA
- the rae1 gene encoding mRNA export factor isoform X1 — protein sequence MSLFGTNTGFGTGGTGVFGSTTTDSHNPMKDVEVSSPPDDSISCLAFSPPTLPGNFLIGGSWANDVRCWEVQDNGQTVPKAQQMHTGPVLDACWSDDGSKVFTASCDKTAKMWDLNSNQAMQIAQHDGPIKAIHWIKAPNYSCVMTGSWDKTLKFWDTRSPNPMMSLQMPERCYCADVVYPMAVVATAERGLIVYHLENQPSEFRRIDSPLKHQHRCVAIFKDKQNKPTGFALGSIEGRVAIHYINPPNPAKDNFTFKCHRSNGTNTSTPQDIYAVNAISFHPVHGTLATVGSDGRFSFWDKDARTKLKTSEQLDQPITACCFNHNGNIFAYASSYDWSKGHEYYNPQKKNYIFLRNAAEELKPRNKKW from the exons ATGAGTCTGTTTGGGACAAACACGGGCTTTGGGACCGGGGGGACAGGGGTCTTTGGCAGCACAACGACAGACAGTCACAATCCCATGAAG GATGTAGAAGTGTCTTCTCCTCCTGATGACAGCATCAGTTGTCTGGCCTTTAGTCCTCCCACTCTGCCTGGAAACTTCCTCATTGGAGGATCGTGGGCTAATGAT gtccGCTGCTGGGAGGTGCAAGACAATGGCCAAACAGTCCCTAAAGCCCAACAGATGCACACAGGGCCTGTGCTGGATGCCTGTTGGAGTGAT GATGGTAGTAAAGTGTTTACAGCCTCATGTGATAAGACGGCCAAAATGTGGGATCTTAACAGCAATCAAGCCATGCAGATTGCACAG CATGATGGCCCCATCAAAGCTATTCACTGGATTAAAGCTCCCAACTATAGCTGTGTTATGACCGGCAGTTGGGACAAAACACTGAAG tTCTGGGACACACGCTCTCCCAATCCCATGATGTCATTGCAGATGCCAGAGAGATGTTACTGTGCAGATGTT GTTTATCCCATGGCGGTGGTGGCTACAGCTGAGAGAGGTCTCATTGTTTACCACCTGGAGAACCAGCCGTCAGAGTTTCGTCGCATTGATTCTCCTCTTAAACATCAG CATCGCTGTGTGGCCATTTTCAAAGACAAGCAGAACAAGCCAACAGGATTCGCTTTAGGAAGTATTGAGGGAAGAGTGGCCATTCACTACATTAACCCTCCAAACCC agCTAAAGACAACTTTACCTTCAAGTGCCACCGGTCCAATGGGACCAATACCAGCACTCCACAGGACATCTATGCT GTGAATGCCATCTCCTTCCACCCTGTGCATGGCACTCTGGCCACTGTGGGTTCAGATGGACGCTTCAGCTTCTGGGACAAAGACGCTCGCACAAAGTTGAAGACGTCAGAGCAGCTTGACCAGCCCATCACCGCGTGCTGCTTTAATCACAATGGGAACATCTTTGCATACGCTTCCAGCTATGACTGGTCCAag GGCCATGAGTACTACAACCCTCAAAAGAAGAACTATATCTTCTTAAGGAACGCTGCAGAGGAGCTGAAACCTCGAAACAAGAAATGGTGA
- the rae1 gene encoding mRNA export factor isoform X2, whose translation MSLFGTNTGFGTGGTGVFGSTTTDSHNPMKDVEVSSPPDDSISCLAFSPPTLPGNFLIGGSWANDVRCWEVQDNGQTVPKAQQMHTGPVLDACWSDDGSKVFTASCDKTAKMWDLNSNQAMQIAQHDGPIKAIHWIKAPNYSCVMTGSWDKTLKFWDTRSPNPMMSLQMPERCYCADVVYPMAVVATAERGLIVYHLENQPSEFRRIDSPLKHQHRCVAIFKDKQNKPTGFALGSIEGRVAIHYINPPNPAKDNFTFKCHRSNGTNTSTPQDIYAVNAISFHPVHGTLATVGSDGRFSFWDKDARTKLKTSEQLDQPITACCFNHNGNIFAYASSYDWSKGHEYYNPQKKNYIFLRNAAEELKPRNKK comes from the exons ATGAGTCTGTTTGGGACAAACACGGGCTTTGGGACCGGGGGGACAGGGGTCTTTGGCAGCACAACGACAGACAGTCACAATCCCATGAAG GATGTAGAAGTGTCTTCTCCTCCTGATGACAGCATCAGTTGTCTGGCCTTTAGTCCTCCCACTCTGCCTGGAAACTTCCTCATTGGAGGATCGTGGGCTAATGAT gtccGCTGCTGGGAGGTGCAAGACAATGGCCAAACAGTCCCTAAAGCCCAACAGATGCACACAGGGCCTGTGCTGGATGCCTGTTGGAGTGAT GATGGTAGTAAAGTGTTTACAGCCTCATGTGATAAGACGGCCAAAATGTGGGATCTTAACAGCAATCAAGCCATGCAGATTGCACAG CATGATGGCCCCATCAAAGCTATTCACTGGATTAAAGCTCCCAACTATAGCTGTGTTATGACCGGCAGTTGGGACAAAACACTGAAG tTCTGGGACACACGCTCTCCCAATCCCATGATGTCATTGCAGATGCCAGAGAGATGTTACTGTGCAGATGTT GTTTATCCCATGGCGGTGGTGGCTACAGCTGAGAGAGGTCTCATTGTTTACCACCTGGAGAACCAGCCGTCAGAGTTTCGTCGCATTGATTCTCCTCTTAAACATCAG CATCGCTGTGTGGCCATTTTCAAAGACAAGCAGAACAAGCCAACAGGATTCGCTTTAGGAAGTATTGAGGGAAGAGTGGCCATTCACTACATTAACCCTCCAAACCC agCTAAAGACAACTTTACCTTCAAGTGCCACCGGTCCAATGGGACCAATACCAGCACTCCACAGGACATCTATGCT GTGAATGCCATCTCCTTCCACCCTGTGCATGGCACTCTGGCCACTGTGGGTTCAGATGGACGCTTCAGCTTCTGGGACAAAGACGCTCGCACAAAGTTGAAGACGTCAGAGCAGCTTGACCAGCCCATCACCGCGTGCTGCTTTAATCACAATGGGAACATCTTTGCATACGCTTCCAGCTATGACTGGTCCAag GGCCATGAGTACTACAACCCTCAAAAGAAGAACTATATCTTCTTAAGGAACGCTGCAGAGGAGCTGAAACCTCGAAACAAGAAATG A